TGCACACTTTCGCACTCTAGTGTTTTAAACGAGCCAAATAGCGGTAAAACGCTCGGATATAACGAGCAAGGCGACTTTAAATTTAGTATTTTTGGTGGCGATATCGACGCAGGTGCGTTAAATCAACAAGAGGGGACATTTGTAAGCATAAATAAAGTCGTAGTGCCGACTAATGCAGCATTATCACATAATGGCTACTTTTTAAACGATCTTGCAAATGTGCTCGAACTAAATGCACACTATACGATAGAGTATACGCCAAAATTACCGCGAGATAAGGGTTTTAAGGCAGTTGAGTTTGATAAACTTAGTAATTTTTACGATAATGGTGGAGTTTCACATCGCGGATATGAGCTAGAAAATTTAAAGTTTGTAAATGGCGATAAGATCAGCGATATGCTAAATTTTGATATAAATTTAAACACTAAAACAAAAAATCAAAATGATACGCAAACTATTCAAATTTATAGGGCAAACCCTATTGCATTACCATCTAAAATGGTAAATCACACAAGGCTTTTAGGTGGCGTGAGTGCATTATATGCAAGTGGCGAATTTATGGATAAATTTGAGCTTTGCAAAGATGAAGTGGTTATCGTAAAAAATGGCGATATAAGCCTTGCTATATCGGTTAAACTTGATGCTGAGATAAGTGGCGAATGGGCATATCTTGGGGATTTTGATGATAAAATTTTAACTGATGAAGTGTTTAATGGATCGCGTTTTACAAACGTGCAGATACAAAAGATACAAAAGGCGGACATAGATGAGTGATACGCTATTTTTTATCATAGAGACATTGCTAAAAGCTACCGTTATACTCACTGTTATGGCATCACTAGCAGGACTTGGAACATACGCTGAGCGTAAAGTCTTAGCCTATATGCAACGACGTATTGGCCCTGATATGGTTGGTCCTGCGGGGATCTTACAGATAGTTGCGGATATGATAAAACTATTTACAAAAGAGGATATCGTCCCCATAAATGCAAATAAATTTATATTTCTTATCGCACCGCTTATCTCGGCTATAGCGGCGTTTGCAGCACTTGCACCTGTGCCATTTCTACCTGAGTTTGAGCTATTTGGTCGCACGATACGACCGATACTTGCTGATATAAATGTCGGAGTGCTTTACATTATGGGAGTTACAGCGGTGTGTGTCTTTTCGCCATTTATGGCTGGACTTGCTAGTTATAATAAATACGCACTCATTAGTGCCGCACGTGCAGTAATGGCACTTGTAAGTTTTGAGGTTGTTTCTGGTATAGCACTTTTAAGCGTTGTTATGATAGTAGGCTCACTTTCACTCATTGACATAAATAACTATCAAAGTAGCGTATTTACGTGGTTTGCATTTAAGCAGCCACTTGCATTTGTGTTATTTTTGATTGCTAGTTTTGTAGAGTGTAATAGAACGCCATTTTGTTTGACTGAGAATGAAACAGAGCTTGTTGCTGGTTATGGCACGGAGTATAGTGGTATGCGTTGGGGCATGTTTTTCATCGGTGAATATGCAAATATGATCACATATAGCATTATCATCACACTTGTATTTTTGGGTGGTTTTAACCAATTTTGGTTTTTGCATGGAGGCATAATGATCTTGATTAAGTCGAGTTTTGTGTTTTTCTTTTTTCTTTGGACACGTGCTGCTTGGCCTCATTTAAGACCAGATCAGCTTATGTCGCTTTGTTGGAAAATTTTATTGCCACTCGCACTTGCAAATGTCGTTATTACGGGCATTGTGTTGATTTAGGAATTTAGGATGAAAAATGGATAAAAGATATATTTTGCTTGATACTCGTCCTTTAAATATCACTAAAATTGATAAATTTAGACGTTTTATTTCACGAAGCTTTAAAGCCGAGCTTTTTGTCGGACTTTTGGTGGTGCTAAAACAGATGCTTTTTGCACCTTCTCATACACTAAAATATCCTATGCAAAAGATGCAGCTCTCATCGCGTTACCGCGGAGTGCATACACTGATGAGATTCATCGAAAGCGAGAGTGAGCGGTGTATCGGTTGTGGGCTGTGTGAGAAAATTTGTGTTAGTAACTGCATATCTATGCAAACTTCACTTGGAGTTGATGGTCGCAAAGTCGTTAATGAATACTCTATAAATTTAGGTAGATGTGTTTATTGCGGATTTTGTGCGGATGTATGTCCAGAGCTTGCGATAACTCATGGTAAAGATTATGAGTTTGCCAGTGAGCAAAGGGCACATTTTGGTATGAAGAGTGATTTTTTGACAAGCAATGAGAGCTTAAAAATGCAACGTGAGTTTGACGGGTTTGGTTCACTACCACAAAATGCAGATGAGATGGTGCAAAAAACGCCAAATGCCCATATAAATTTAAACACAGACGATACAAAGGAGCAAAGTGATGTTTGAAGTGGTCGCATTTTATCTTTTTAGCACACTTAGTATTGCTTGTTTTGCGTTTAGTGTATTTAGTAAAAATATCCTTTATGCTATGAGTGCCTTATCAGGCGGTATGATATTTATCTCAGCTCTATTTTTCTTGCTTGGGGCGGAGTTTTTAGGTGTCGTGCAGATCATTGTCTACACAGGTGCAGTTATGGTGCTTTATGCATTTTCGATTATGTTTTTTGATGTTAGCAAAGATGTAGATGATGCTAAAAGTGCGAGTGCAAAACGTCTGATTTATACGCTTAGCACGTTTATAGCTTTGATTTTAGTAGTTGTGTTTTGTGCTCCTATCATTGGAAAAGATCTCTCAAATGAGCTAGATATACAAAATTTAGGCAATATTGAGCTTATCGGACTTATGCTATTTAGCAAATACCTACTTGTTTTTGAGATGACGGCTGTGATGTTACTTGTGGCTATGGTTGCTGGTATCGTTTTAGTGCATAAAGATATGGACGCGATAAGCACTGATATGCAGGAGATAATATGATAACGTTAAATCACTATCTGATAGTCGCTGCACTTATGTTTGTGATAGGTCTTGTTGGCATTATGAAGCGAAATAACCTTATAATGCTCTTTTTCTCAAGTGAAATTTTACTAAATTCCGCCAACGTCGCATTAGCGGCGATATCAAAATTTCAAAATGATATCACAGGGCAGATCGTGGCGTTTTTCATTATAGCGATTGCAGCAAGTGAAGTGGCTGTTGGGCTTGGGCTACTTGTACTTTGGTATAAAAAAACTAGCTCAGTTGAGCTTAGCTCAATGATAAATATGAGAGGCTAAGATGGAGCTACTTGTAATATCGCTTTTTTCACCGCTTTTGAGTTTTGTCATTGCTGGAGCATTTTCGCATAGTCGTAAAAATTTAGTGCTTGGAGTGATCTGCTCGGCTCTTATTGTGCTTAGTATGATCTCATCGGTGATGTTAACGTGCATAGTTTTTGATGGCGTGGTAATGGATCTAAACTTAAAAAATTTTATAAGTTTAGGTGATCTTGATATAAATTTTAGCTTCACTATCGATGCTGTGAGTGCTGTTATGATGTGCGTTGTAAGCGTCGTTTCGAGCGTAGTACATATCTATTCGGTCGGATATATGAGTAAAGATAGTGGGTATAATCGCTACTTTAGCTATCTTGGACTTTTTGTATTTTGTATGATGTTTTTGGTTATGAGTGACAATTTTGTTGGGCTTTTTATCGGCTGGGAGGGTGTCGGACTTAGCTCGTGGCTACTTATCGGTTTTTGGTATAAAAAATTTAGTGCAAATGTTGCAGCCAACGAAGCTTTTATAATGAATCGTATAGCCGATCTTGGTATGTTGATAGGAATTTTTTGGATATTTTCTGAGTTTAATACGCTTAAATTTAATGAAATTTTTAGCTCCGTTAGCACTGTTAGCCAAACTTCACTAAATTTTATCGCTATATTTTTATTTATCGGTGCGATGGGCAAAAGTGCTCAGTTTCCGTTTCATACTTGGCTTGCAAACGCGATGGAGGGTCCAACACCTGTTTCTGCTTTAATACACGCAGCGACAATGGTAACAGCTGGAGTTTATCTAGTGATCCGTGCAAATGCGATATTTTCACTAACGCCAGATATTTCACTTTTTATCTCGTATCTGGGTGCATTTGTCGCGATTTTTGCTGCATCGATTGCTTTAGTCCATACTGATCTAAAAAAGATCATCGCCTATTCCACACTTTCTCAGCTTGGTTATATGTTTGTTGCAGCTGGGCTAGGAGCTTATATTGTTGCATTATTTCACCTTTTTACACATGCATTTTTCAAGTCGTTGCTATTTTTGGGAGCTGGAAATGTCATGCATGCAATGAATGATGAACTAGATATCAAAAAAATGGGCGGACTTTATAAATTTATGAAGCCGACAGCCATTTTGATGATGATAGGCTCGGTTGCTTTGGCTGGATTTTACCCATTTGCTGGATTTTATTCAAAAGATAAAATTTTAGAATTTGCTTTTTTGCAAAGTCATTTTGTGATTTATGCTATGCTTTTTATGGGTGCAATTATGACAGCGTTTTATAGTTTTAGACTTATTATGCTTGTATTTTTTGGTAAGAGTAAATTCGTTCATCATCCGCACGAAGCAAAGCTATTTATGCTTTATGCTATGAGTATTTTGGCATTTTTTGCTATCGTGGCTGGTTGGTTTTGGGGCGGATTTTACAATATGACATCTATGGTTTTGCCTAAGGTAGACGATCATCTTTCGCATACGACAGAGATTGTTTTAATTGCTGCTACACTTTTGTTTATTACGCTCTCTACGGCATTTGCGATATTTGCTTATAAAAAAGGAATTTTTAGTGAGAGGATTGAAAACCTTAAAATTTATAAAATTTTAATAAATAACTATTTTATCCCACAAATTTATTATAAGTTTATTATAAAAAATTACGTGAGATTAGCTCAAATTTGCAAAAAAATTGATGAGCTTATTGTCGATAGGAGCGTTGATAGTATAGCAACTATGTTAAATTTTATCGCCTTAAAAACAAACAAAATGCAAAGTGGAGATCTTTCGATGATGTTACGGCTTATGGTCGTGGGATTTGCGATACTTTTAGGCTTGATATTTTTGCTTAAAGGGGTTCGCTGATGCTTACACTTTTGATATTTTTTCCAGCTATTGGTGCTATACTTGGCTTTTTGATAGAGCAAAATAGTATTAAACTTTATGGTGCGATGATCGCTTTTATAGAGCTTATTTTAGCTATTGTGCTATGTTTTGGAATTGATTTTGATATACCGTTTTCGTTTTTATATCAGATAAGAATTATACCAAATATCGGCGTAAACTATATTGTAGGCGTCGATGGTGTATCGGCACTTTTGATTGCGATGAGTGCATTTATGAGTTTTATCGCTATCGTGACTGTGCAGGCAGAACAAAATTTAAAAAATTTAATCATTAGTGTTTTATTTTTAGAGATGACGATGATGAGTGTTTTTGCTAGTTTGGACGCGGTAGTATTTTATATGTTTTGGGAGCTTAGTCTACTTCCTATGCTCTATATCATCGGTGCTTGGGGTAGTGGAAGACGAATTTATGCGGCGATTAAATTTTTTATATATACGTTTTTTGGCTCAGTTTTTATGCTTGTTGGGCTTATATTTATGGCGTATCTACATTTTAAAGCAACTGGTGCATTAAGCTTTAGTTTGATTGATTGGTATAAATTGCCTTTAGAATTTAATACTCAAATTTGGCTATTTTTAGCATTTGCATTTGCATTTGCAGTTAAAACGCCGATGTTTCCATTTCACACGTGGTTGCCTTACGCACACGGACAAGCTCCGACTATAGGCTCGGTATTGCTTGCTGCGGTTCTGCTTAAAATGGGTACTTACGGCTTTGTACGTTTTTCGTTACCGCTTTTCCCTGATGCAAGTTTGTATCTAACAAATTTTATCTGTATTTTAGCGGTTATTATGGTTATTTATACTGCACTTGTCGCATTCGCACAAGATGACATGAAGCAAGTCATTGCGTATAGCTCGATATCTCATATGGGTGTCGTAGTGCTTGGGATATTTTCACTAAATTTGATAGGCATAAGTGGCTCAGTATTTTTTATGATTAGCCATGGTATCGTTAGTGGTGCATTATTTTTACTCGTTGGTATGATATATGATAGATGTCACACGAAACTCATCGGCGAGTTTGGTGGGCTTTCACAAGTTATGCCTAGATATGCTCTTATATTTGCCATCGTTATGCTAGGCTCTATTGGTTTGCCACTTACTATTGGCTTTGTGGGCGAGTTTTTAAGTCTAATTGGTGTCTTTAAATTTAGCAAAATTTTTGCATTTTTTGGTGGAGTTGGTATTATAGTTGGAGCTATTTATATGCTTAGTCTTTATATGCGAGTATTTTTTGGTGAGTGTAAAAATGAAAAAAACTTAGCTCTAAATGATCTAAATTTAAAAGAAGTTTTGTCTATCGTGCCACTTTGTTTGCTTATCATTGCACTTGGAATTTGTCCAAATTTAGCTTTAAAGCCTATCGAAAATGGTGTAGAAAATATAATAAATTTAATGCAAAAGCGTGCAGTTGGAATAGAGACTAAAAATATACTTTCAAACTTAAATCAAGGGCAAAAAGATGAATGAATTAACTATTTTAAACTTAAAACAGCTCTCATTTGCATCTATCTCTCCTATGCTTTCGCTCATCGTTTTTGCACTATTTATCCTTTGTGTTGGAGTGGCAAAAAAAGATCTTTCGCGGAGATTTTATTCGGTATTTTGTATCATTGCTATATCGATCAATGTTGGCTTGGTGCTCGATTTTAATGGACTTAGCAGTAGCTTTTTTGATATGCTTTTAATAGATGGCATAGCTATTATTTCGCAACTTATCATACTTCTTGCCTCATCGCTTTTTATACCACTTGCACTTAGCTCAAAAGAGTATTTTGAGTATAAGATCGCCGAGTATTACGCACTATTTTTGTTTATGTTGGCTGGATTTGAGTTTATGGTGAGTTCAAATAACTTGCTCGTCATTTTCATCGGACTTGAGACTAGCTCACTTGCACTTTATACTATCATCGCACTACATAACAAAGTCAAAAGTGTGGAGGCAGCACTTAAATATTTTACGATGGGATCGCTCTCGGCTGGATTTTTCTCATTTGGTATGGCGATGTTTTATCTGGTTTGTGGCTCTATAGACATAGCCTACATTGGGGCAACGATAGCAAATTTAAATTTATCCGATAATATCATCGTCTTGTTTGGATGCGTTTTTATCGCATCTGCGATCGGCTTTAAGCTTTCGCTTATACCTTTTCACACTTGGGTGCCGGACGTTTATGAGGGTTCAAATGCACCACTTGCTGGATATATGTCGATCGTGCCAAAGGTCGCTGGATTTATCGTGGCTATGCGATTTTTTGAGATGCTTAGTAGCTCGGGACTTGCGTGGGTGCAAGACATACTTTATATAGTTGCGGTCGCTACAATGAGTATTGCAAACATAATGGCACTAGTGCAAAGAGATGTTAAGCGAATGTTAGCATTTAGTTCAATTGCTCACGCTGGTGTCGTGCTTTGTGCCCTTGTGGTGGGCGATAGTAATGCAAATATCGCACTATTTTTTTACTGGATAATGTTTGTTTTTGCAAATTTAGGGGCGTTTTCTATGCTTTGGGTTGCAAGGTGCGATGATATAGTCTGCTTTGATAAGCGATTTAAACATCCATATGAGAAATTTGCTGGTATTGTTAAATTTTTACCAAGTTACGCAGTCATAATGGCGATATTTATGATAGCATTGGCTGGCATTCCGCCATTTAGCGTATTTTGGGGCAAGATGCTGTTGCTTAACTCACTTATAAGCTCAGGCTTTATCATCCTTGCGATCATTGTGATGATAAACTCTGCCATTGCGATATATTACTATACAAAACTCATTGTTTTTATGTTTTTAAAAGAACCTATTGTAACGGATAAAAGTCTATATACAGCAAATGTCTCGATGGCACTTAAAGTTATTGTCGGTTTTGCTGTAGTTGGGACTATGTTTGCATTTTTATTTGGCGGTGTTTTGATTGAGTATATTGGTTATTTTGTCCATGCATCTGGATTTTGAATTTAAAAATGGCTAAAAGTTGGTTATAATACCAATATGAAAAAGGCGTTATTTATCCTATTTTTACCGATTTTTTTATTAGCTTTTAATTTAAGCTTAAATAGTGGTATAGAAAACAATAAACCATATAGCGTGTTGCATCTAAGTGATGATAATGAGTTTGAGTGTGTAGAACAAATTTTAGCTTATGATACAAAGCGATACGTTTGTATGCTAGATGATGGTGCTTTACCACATATAGATGATACTATACTCCCGCTTATGGATATAAAATACAAAAAACAAGATGGTAAGCTTTTCATCATTATTATGCCAAAGGCTTACTCGCGGATATTAAATATCCCGGTTGAGCTTTATAACTCTAAAAGCGTTTATCGCTCAAGTGGGACTATATCAAAACATTTTAGTATAGTGATAGATCAAAATTTACCAGAATTTGATGTTAAAAGACCAAGTGGATTAAATTTTGCACCTGAGTTTTTTGATATGCTTTATCCTAGCATTGGGGCTTTAGATCTAAACCATTCACCTATTGAAGGGATGGACAGCAATGATATTGATTTGTATATAAATATAAAACAAGCTTACGATCGTGGAATGTATCCATCAGTAGTTAATGATACTCAAATAGCGATTTCACGGCATCCACAGAGTATATTTGCTAGTGAATTTTTACTTTACCGACTTAGAGCATTAGATCAAATTTTTACTCAAATGGAGAGTTTTGAAGAGATTACGCCAAATGATGTTTCAAGCGAGGGTAGGGTGTGGATACGTAAATTCCCATCTGATGAAAACTATCCAGAGGTCGTATCTATAATAATCCGAGCCTACTTAAAAGAGAGCATACAAAGTGATGCAAAATATATGCTAGATATACTTTTAAGTGAATATCCTAGCTCTAAATTTAGCAAGATTGCCCAGCTTGACTATGCTGATTTTAGCTATAAAAATGGCAAGATCAAAGAGGCGGTAAAAATTTATGAAGATGTGCTTTACTCTAGCGATGATGTCAGTGTTGCATCGCGTGCAGCATTAGCTTTAGT
This portion of the Campylobacter anatolicus genome encodes:
- the nuoH gene encoding NADH-quinone oxidoreductase subunit NuoH is translated as MSDTLFFIIETLLKATVILTVMASLAGLGTYAERKVLAYMQRRIGPDMVGPAGILQIVADMIKLFTKEDIVPINANKFIFLIAPLISAIAAFAALAPVPFLPEFELFGRTIRPILADINVGVLYIMGVTAVCVFSPFMAGLASYNKYALISAARAVMALVSFEVVSGIALLSVVMIVGSLSLIDINNYQSSVFTWFAFKQPLAFVLFLIASFVECNRTPFCLTENETELVAGYGTEYSGMRWGMFFIGEYANMITYSIIITLVFLGGFNQFWFLHGGIMILIKSSFVFFFFLWTRAAWPHLRPDQLMSLCWKILLPLALANVVITGIVLI
- the nuoI gene encoding NADH-quinone oxidoreductase subunit NuoI, whose product is MDKRYILLDTRPLNITKIDKFRRFISRSFKAELFVGLLVVLKQMLFAPSHTLKYPMQKMQLSSRYRGVHTLMRFIESESERCIGCGLCEKICVSNCISMQTSLGVDGRKVVNEYSINLGRCVYCGFCADVCPELAITHGKDYEFASEQRAHFGMKSDFLTSNESLKMQREFDGFGSLPQNADEMVQKTPNAHINLNTDDTKEQSDV
- a CDS encoding NADH-quinone oxidoreductase subunit J, translating into MFEVVAFYLFSTLSIACFAFSVFSKNILYAMSALSGGMIFISALFFLLGAEFLGVVQIIVYTGAVMVLYAFSIMFFDVSKDVDDAKSASAKRLIYTLSTFIALILVVVFCAPIIGKDLSNELDIQNLGNIELIGLMLFSKYLLVFEMTAVMLLVAMVAGIVLVHKDMDAISTDMQEII
- the nuoK gene encoding NADH-quinone oxidoreductase subunit NuoK, with the translated sequence MITLNHYLIVAALMFVIGLVGIMKRNNLIMLFFSSEILLNSANVALAAISKFQNDITGQIVAFFIIAIAASEVAVGLGLLVLWYKKTSSVELSSMINMRG
- the nuoL gene encoding NADH-quinone oxidoreductase subunit L is translated as MELLVISLFSPLLSFVIAGAFSHSRKNLVLGVICSALIVLSMISSVMLTCIVFDGVVMDLNLKNFISLGDLDINFSFTIDAVSAVMMCVVSVVSSVVHIYSVGYMSKDSGYNRYFSYLGLFVFCMMFLVMSDNFVGLFIGWEGVGLSSWLLIGFWYKKFSANVAANEAFIMNRIADLGMLIGIFWIFSEFNTLKFNEIFSSVSTVSQTSLNFIAIFLFIGAMGKSAQFPFHTWLANAMEGPTPVSALIHAATMVTAGVYLVIRANAIFSLTPDISLFISYLGAFVAIFAASIALVHTDLKKIIAYSTLSQLGYMFVAAGLGAYIVALFHLFTHAFFKSLLFLGAGNVMHAMNDELDIKKMGGLYKFMKPTAILMMIGSVALAGFYPFAGFYSKDKILEFAFLQSHFVIYAMLFMGAIMTAFYSFRLIMLVFFGKSKFVHHPHEAKLFMLYAMSILAFFAIVAGWFWGGFYNMTSMVLPKVDDHLSHTTEIVLIAATLLFITLSTAFAIFAYKKGIFSERIENLKIYKILINNYFIPQIYYKFIIKNYVRLAQICKKIDELIVDRSVDSIATMLNFIALKTNKMQSGDLSMMLRLMVVGFAILLGLIFLLKGVR
- a CDS encoding NADH-quinone oxidoreductase subunit M, whose translation is MLTLLIFFPAIGAILGFLIEQNSIKLYGAMIAFIELILAIVLCFGIDFDIPFSFLYQIRIIPNIGVNYIVGVDGVSALLIAMSAFMSFIAIVTVQAEQNLKNLIISVLFLEMTMMSVFASLDAVVFYMFWELSLLPMLYIIGAWGSGRRIYAAIKFFIYTFFGSVFMLVGLIFMAYLHFKATGALSFSLIDWYKLPLEFNTQIWLFLAFAFAFAVKTPMFPFHTWLPYAHGQAPTIGSVLLAAVLLKMGTYGFVRFSLPLFPDASLYLTNFICILAVIMVIYTALVAFAQDDMKQVIAYSSISHMGVVVLGIFSLNLIGISGSVFFMISHGIVSGALFLLVGMIYDRCHTKLIGEFGGLSQVMPRYALIFAIVMLGSIGLPLTIGFVGEFLSLIGVFKFSKIFAFFGGVGIIVGAIYMLSLYMRVFFGECKNEKNLALNDLNLKEVLSIVPLCLLIIALGICPNLALKPIENGVENIINLMQKRAVGIETKNILSNLNQGQKDE
- the nuoN gene encoding NADH-quinone oxidoreductase subunit NuoN, whose product is MNELTILNLKQLSFASISPMLSLIVFALFILCVGVAKKDLSRRFYSVFCIIAISINVGLVLDFNGLSSSFFDMLLIDGIAIISQLIILLASSLFIPLALSSKEYFEYKIAEYYALFLFMLAGFEFMVSSNNLLVIFIGLETSSLALYTIIALHNKVKSVEAALKYFTMGSLSAGFFSFGMAMFYLVCGSIDIAYIGATIANLNLSDNIIVLFGCVFIASAIGFKLSLIPFHTWVPDVYEGSNAPLAGYMSIVPKVAGFIVAMRFFEMLSSSGLAWVQDILYIVAVATMSIANIMALVQRDVKRMLAFSSIAHAGVVLCALVVGDSNANIALFFYWIMFVFANLGAFSMLWVARCDDIVCFDKRFKHPYEKFAGIVKFLPSYAVIMAIFMIALAGIPPFSVFWGKMLLLNSLISSGFIILAIIVMINSAIAIYYYTKLIVFMFLKEPIVTDKSLYTANVSMALKVIVGFAVVGTMFAFLFGGVLIEYIGYFVHASGF